One Oncorhynchus keta strain PuntledgeMale-10-30-2019 chromosome 22, Oket_V2, whole genome shotgun sequence DNA window includes the following coding sequences:
- the wt1a gene encoding WT1 transcription factor a isoform X4, with translation MGSDVRDLNALLPPVPSLPGGNGNCTLPVSSAPQWGPVLDFHTGTPYSSLAPHPFIKQEPSWSSGDPHEDPHCGLSAFTVHFSGQFTGTGACRYGAFGAPPPPSQPPPSQPRMFSNAPYLTNCMDTQPPSRNQGYSAFDGTTNYGHTPTHHSSQFPSHSFKHEDSLAQQTSMGEQQYPVPPPVYGCHTPSDSCAGSQALLLRNPYNSGDHLYQMASQPECTARNPVNTLASTINSHATGYESDPSNPMVYSCSTQYRIHTHGVFRGIQDVRRVPGIAPAIVRSETSEKRPFMCTYPGCNKRYFKLSHLQMHSRKHTGEKPYQCDFTDCGRRFSRSDQLKRHQRRHTGVKPFQCETCQRKFSRSDHLKTHTRTHTGEKPFNCRWPNCQKKFARSDELVRHHNMHQRNLTKLQLAI, from the exons ATGGGCTCAGATGTGCGTGATCTCAATGCCCTGCTGCCCCCGGTGCCATCCTTGCCAGGGGGGAACGGGAATTGTACCCTGCCCGTCAGCAGTGCTCCTCAGTGGGGCCCCGTACTGGACTTCCACACTGGCACCCCCTACAGCTCGCTGGCACCCCACCCCTTCATCAAGCAGGAGCCCAGCTGGAGCTCTGGAGACCCCCATGAGGACCCCCACTGCGGCCTGAGCGCCTTCACTGTGCACTTCTCCGGCCAGTTCACTGGCACAGGGGCCTGCAGGTACGGGGCCTTCGGGGCTCCCCCTCCGCCCAGCCAGCCCCCACCAAGCCAGCCAAGGATGTTCAGCAACGCACCCTACCTGACCAACTGTATGGACACCCAGCCCCCCTCCAGGAACCAGG GTTACAGTGCTTTCGATGGTACCACTAATTACGGTCACACTCCCACACACCACTCCTCCCAGTTCCCCAGCCACTCCTTTAAACATGAAGACTCCCTCGCTCAGCAGACCAGTATGG GTGAGCAGCAGTATCCTGTCCCTCCACCCGTGTATGGATGTCACACCCCATCAGACAGCTGTGCAGGCAGCCAAGCACTACTGCTAAGGAACCCTTACAACAG CGGTGACCATTTATATCAAATGGCATCTCAGCCGGAATGTACGGCACGGAACCCTGTTAACACGCTGGCTTCCACCATTAATAG CCATGCTACGGGCTATGAGAGTGACCCCAGCAATCCCATGGTGTATAGCTGCAGCACCCAGTACCGCATCCACACCCACGGAGTATTCAGAGGCATACAG GATGTCCGACGGGTGCCAGGTATCGCCCCTGCCATTGTTCGCTCAGAGACCAGTGAGAAGAGGCCGTTCATGTGCACATATCCTGGCTGCAACAAACGATACTTCAAGCTGTCCCACCTGCAGATGCACAGCAGAAAACACACAG GCGAGAAACCCTACCAGTGTGACTTCACCGACTGTGGACGAAGGTTCTCCAGGTCTGACCAGCTGAAGAGACACCAGCGAAGACACACAg GGGTTAAACCGTTCCAGTGCGAGACGTGTCAGAGAAAGTTCTCACGGTCTGACCACCTTAAGACCCACACCCGGACTCATACAG GTGAGAAGCCGTTCAACTGTAGATGGCCCAACTGTCAGAAGAAGTTTGCCAGGTCCGATGAGCTGGTTCGTCACCACAACATGCACCAGAGGAACCTGACCAAGCTCCAGCTGGCCATCTGA
- the wt1a gene encoding WT1 transcription factor a isoform X3 has protein sequence MGSDVRDLNALLPPVPSLPGGNGNCTLPVSSAPQWGPVLDFHTGTPYSSLAPHPFIKQEPSWSSGDPHEDPHCGLSAFTVHFSGQFTGTGACRYGAFGAPPPPSQPPPSQPRMFSNAPYLTNCMDTQPPSRNQGYSAFDGTTNYGHTPTHHSSQFPSHSFKHEDSLAQQTSMGEQQYPVPPPVYGCHTPSDSCAGSQALLLRNPYNSGDHLYQMASQPECTARNPVNTLASTINSHATGYESDPSNPMVYSCSTQYRIHTHGVFRGIQDVRRVPGIAPAIVRSETSEKRPFMCTYPGCNKRYFKLSHLQMHSRKHTGEKPYQCDFTDCGRRFSRSDQLKRHQRRHTGVKPFQCETCQRKFSRSDHLKTHTRTHTGKTSEKPFNCRWPNCQKKFARSDELVRHHNMHQRNLTKLQLAI, from the exons ATGGGCTCAGATGTGCGTGATCTCAATGCCCTGCTGCCCCCGGTGCCATCCTTGCCAGGGGGGAACGGGAATTGTACCCTGCCCGTCAGCAGTGCTCCTCAGTGGGGCCCCGTACTGGACTTCCACACTGGCACCCCCTACAGCTCGCTGGCACCCCACCCCTTCATCAAGCAGGAGCCCAGCTGGAGCTCTGGAGACCCCCATGAGGACCCCCACTGCGGCCTGAGCGCCTTCACTGTGCACTTCTCCGGCCAGTTCACTGGCACAGGGGCCTGCAGGTACGGGGCCTTCGGGGCTCCCCCTCCGCCCAGCCAGCCCCCACCAAGCCAGCCAAGGATGTTCAGCAACGCACCCTACCTGACCAACTGTATGGACACCCAGCCCCCCTCCAGGAACCAGG GTTACAGTGCTTTCGATGGTACCACTAATTACGGTCACACTCCCACACACCACTCCTCCCAGTTCCCCAGCCACTCCTTTAAACATGAAGACTCCCTCGCTCAGCAGACCAGTATGG GTGAGCAGCAGTATCCTGTCCCTCCACCCGTGTATGGATGTCACACCCCATCAGACAGCTGTGCAGGCAGCCAAGCACTACTGCTAAGGAACCCTTACAACAG CGGTGACCATTTATATCAAATGGCATCTCAGCCGGAATGTACGGCACGGAACCCTGTTAACACGCTGGCTTCCACCATTAATAG CCATGCTACGGGCTATGAGAGTGACCCCAGCAATCCCATGGTGTATAGCTGCAGCACCCAGTACCGCATCCACACCCACGGAGTATTCAGAGGCATACAG GATGTCCGACGGGTGCCAGGTATCGCCCCTGCCATTGTTCGCTCAGAGACCAGTGAGAAGAGGCCGTTCATGTGCACATATCCTGGCTGCAACAAACGATACTTCAAGCTGTCCCACCTGCAGATGCACAGCAGAAAACACACAG GCGAGAAACCCTACCAGTGTGACTTCACCGACTGTGGACGAAGGTTCTCCAGGTCTGACCAGCTGAAGAGACACCAGCGAAGACACACAg GGGTTAAACCGTTCCAGTGCGAGACGTGTCAGAGAAAGTTCTCACGGTCTGACCACCTTAAGACCCACACCCGGACTCATACAGGTAAAACAA GTGAGAAGCCGTTCAACTGTAGATGGCCCAACTGTCAGAAGAAGTTTGCCAGGTCCGATGAGCTGGTTCGTCACCACAACATGCACCAGAGGAACCTGACCAAGCTCCAGCTGGCCATCTGA
- the wt1a gene encoding WT1 transcription factor a isoform X2, translating to MGSDVRDLNALLPPVPSLPGGNGNCTLPVSSAPQWGPVLDFHTGTPYSSLAPHPFIKQEPSWSSGDPHEDPHCGLSAFTVHFSGQFTGTGACRYGAFGAPPPPSQPPPSQPRMFSNAPYLTNCMDTQPPSRNQGYSAFDGTTNYGHTPTHHSSQFPSHSFKHEDSLAQQTSMGEQQYPVPPPVYGCHTPSDSCAGSQALLLRNPYNSHATGYESDPSNPMVYSCSTQYRIHTHGVFRGIQDVRRVPGIAPAIVRSETSEKRPFMCTYPGCNKRYFKLSHLQMHSRKHTGEKPYQCDFTDCGRRFSRSDQLKRHQRRHTGVKPFQCETCQRKFSRSDHLKTHTRTHTGEKPFNCRWPNCQKKFARSDELVRHHNMHQRNLTKLQLAI from the exons ATGGGCTCAGATGTGCGTGATCTCAATGCCCTGCTGCCCCCGGTGCCATCCTTGCCAGGGGGGAACGGGAATTGTACCCTGCCCGTCAGCAGTGCTCCTCAGTGGGGCCCCGTACTGGACTTCCACACTGGCACCCCCTACAGCTCGCTGGCACCCCACCCCTTCATCAAGCAGGAGCCCAGCTGGAGCTCTGGAGACCCCCATGAGGACCCCCACTGCGGCCTGAGCGCCTTCACTGTGCACTTCTCCGGCCAGTTCACTGGCACAGGGGCCTGCAGGTACGGGGCCTTCGGGGCTCCCCCTCCGCCCAGCCAGCCCCCACCAAGCCAGCCAAGGATGTTCAGCAACGCACCCTACCTGACCAACTGTATGGACACCCAGCCCCCCTCCAGGAACCAGG GTTACAGTGCTTTCGATGGTACCACTAATTACGGTCACACTCCCACACACCACTCCTCCCAGTTCCCCAGCCACTCCTTTAAACATGAAGACTCCCTCGCTCAGCAGACCAGTATGG GTGAGCAGCAGTATCCTGTCCCTCCACCCGTGTATGGATGTCACACCCCATCAGACAGCTGTGCAGGCAGCCAAGCACTACTGCTAAGGAACCCTTACAACAG CCATGCTACGGGCTATGAGAGTGACCCCAGCAATCCCATGGTGTATAGCTGCAGCACCCAGTACCGCATCCACACCCACGGAGTATTCAGAGGCATACAG GATGTCCGACGGGTGCCAGGTATCGCCCCTGCCATTGTTCGCTCAGAGACCAGTGAGAAGAGGCCGTTCATGTGCACATATCCTGGCTGCAACAAACGATACTTCAAGCTGTCCCACCTGCAGATGCACAGCAGAAAACACACAG GCGAGAAACCCTACCAGTGTGACTTCACCGACTGTGGACGAAGGTTCTCCAGGTCTGACCAGCTGAAGAGACACCAGCGAAGACACACAg GGGTTAAACCGTTCCAGTGCGAGACGTGTCAGAGAAAGTTCTCACGGTCTGACCACCTTAAGACCCACACCCGGACTCATACAG GTGAGAAGCCGTTCAACTGTAGATGGCCCAACTGTCAGAAGAAGTTTGCCAGGTCCGATGAGCTGGTTCGTCACCACAACATGCACCAGAGGAACCTGACCAAGCTCCAGCTGGCCATCTGA
- the wt1a gene encoding WT1 transcription factor a isoform X1 → MGSDVRDLNALLPPVPSLPGGNGNCTLPVSSAPQWGPVLDFHTGTPYSSLAPHPFIKQEPSWSSGDPHEDPHCGLSAFTVHFSGQFTGTGACRYGAFGAPPPPSQPPPSQPRMFSNAPYLTNCMDTQPPSRNQGYSAFDGTTNYGHTPTHHSSQFPSHSFKHEDSLAQQTSMGEQQYPVPPPVYGCHTPSDSCAGSQALLLRNPYNSHATGYESDPSNPMVYSCSTQYRIHTHGVFRGIQDVRRVPGIAPAIVRSETSEKRPFMCTYPGCNKRYFKLSHLQMHSRKHTGEKPYQCDFTDCGRRFSRSDQLKRHQRRHTGVKPFQCETCQRKFSRSDHLKTHTRTHTGKTSEKPFNCRWPNCQKKFARSDELVRHHNMHQRNLTKLQLAI, encoded by the exons ATGGGCTCAGATGTGCGTGATCTCAATGCCCTGCTGCCCCCGGTGCCATCCTTGCCAGGGGGGAACGGGAATTGTACCCTGCCCGTCAGCAGTGCTCCTCAGTGGGGCCCCGTACTGGACTTCCACACTGGCACCCCCTACAGCTCGCTGGCACCCCACCCCTTCATCAAGCAGGAGCCCAGCTGGAGCTCTGGAGACCCCCATGAGGACCCCCACTGCGGCCTGAGCGCCTTCACTGTGCACTTCTCCGGCCAGTTCACTGGCACAGGGGCCTGCAGGTACGGGGCCTTCGGGGCTCCCCCTCCGCCCAGCCAGCCCCCACCAAGCCAGCCAAGGATGTTCAGCAACGCACCCTACCTGACCAACTGTATGGACACCCAGCCCCCCTCCAGGAACCAGG GTTACAGTGCTTTCGATGGTACCACTAATTACGGTCACACTCCCACACACCACTCCTCCCAGTTCCCCAGCCACTCCTTTAAACATGAAGACTCCCTCGCTCAGCAGACCAGTATGG GTGAGCAGCAGTATCCTGTCCCTCCACCCGTGTATGGATGTCACACCCCATCAGACAGCTGTGCAGGCAGCCAAGCACTACTGCTAAGGAACCCTTACAACAG CCATGCTACGGGCTATGAGAGTGACCCCAGCAATCCCATGGTGTATAGCTGCAGCACCCAGTACCGCATCCACACCCACGGAGTATTCAGAGGCATACAG GATGTCCGACGGGTGCCAGGTATCGCCCCTGCCATTGTTCGCTCAGAGACCAGTGAGAAGAGGCCGTTCATGTGCACATATCCTGGCTGCAACAAACGATACTTCAAGCTGTCCCACCTGCAGATGCACAGCAGAAAACACACAG GCGAGAAACCCTACCAGTGTGACTTCACCGACTGTGGACGAAGGTTCTCCAGGTCTGACCAGCTGAAGAGACACCAGCGAAGACACACAg GGGTTAAACCGTTCCAGTGCGAGACGTGTCAGAGAAAGTTCTCACGGTCTGACCACCTTAAGACCCACACCCGGACTCATACAGGTAAAACAA GTGAGAAGCCGTTCAACTGTAGATGGCCCAACTGTCAGAAGAAGTTTGCCAGGTCCGATGAGCTGGTTCGTCACCACAACATGCACCAGAGGAACCTGACCAAGCTCCAGCTGGCCATCTGA